In Pieris brassicae chromosome 8, ilPieBrab1.1, whole genome shotgun sequence, the DNA window taaattaaaataaaaaattaattatattttatatatgtttgtttaatttgtacaaatattttgactTACGTGCCTTATTGTCCTATAATTCCTGAAGGACGTCGATGTCTCGATCGCGTTTGGTCTGGAGCCTCGTCTTttcggctctctttgcctctcGGCTGTACAACGCAATATTTGATTGAGACGGCAACAATTTTGGTTTGCCAGCGGGTTCCATTCAAGCGCTTGCTTGGGGATATGATTGGAAACTCTTCTGAGTGTATGGCCTATGCATTTTTAAGAGCGTCTCTTGATCTGCAGACGAAGTGGAAGTTGTGTCTTTCTAGTAAATTTATGATTAAGCAAttaaaaaatggaaaaaaaactattgctataaaattattgttgaatatagaatattatttaataaaattctaatacCTTGTACCCaatgtttaatatacaatttcttGATAATTCGACATTCTATAGTCCTGAAACAACTCAGGAAAACGTTttccaatattttattcttttgttagaacaattttttatgaaatcaaTAAAAGCAAAAGGTAGGTAGACTACGGCTACCTGTACTTCTCTTGTCAGTTGGCACTTGACAGAACATATTCAAATGACAAATCATAAGTAATACTTGACCGGGCCAGGCTCAATGCGTGATCgattcaatacaaaaattgtttgCAATGGTATATTTGTTTTGGATGGTCTGCAGTTATTCTAagagtatttaatttttcgtaAGATCCTAGTAATAGATAAGATTGAAGAATGATTCAGAGACGTGCTAGTGCATTAAGTATACAAAATTTCTAAACTTAAACTTTCAATTTTGATCAAGACGTTACAAATAATATCGGATAAATTTATTCCCTTCACAAATTTCGTGATTGTATGCAGTATTTGTACTAATCTGTGAGTctctgtaataatattttcagctggtaatatatttctaagtGAGACGTGTCAGTCAGCGAAAAGTCAATCAATTTCATTAGAATTTGGTAGTCTATTGTTGGAAttcatgtaaatatttattggacattttatttagttgttaatcattttttttacaaaaatgccGACAACCGCTGCGGCGAAACCGGTCAATGGCCATATTCAAGAAATATTTCACAACACAGCTGGCTAATAGCACCATCGTCACGGTTACAGTTTTGACTCTTGCTTGGTTGGCCGGCTTTGCATCCCGGCTTTTTGCTGTTATACGattcaaaagtatttttcatgAGTTTagaacaaagaaaatattttcttaacaataggagattgaatatatttaaatcttcgCCTTGCTTTAATTTGTTAGACCTACACagaaataatagtattttgaCACATTGCATCATGTGACaaaacaagtatttttatttatatctaaccTAATAACGCTATATTTGCAaccttgtaaataattttaacaattcagCCACCATAATTCTTCATAACATTTATGTAACTTATttagtagaaataaattaaacagttatgcaatataatatatttttatacaagaaGTTTATATGGTGTGTATTGGTAACTGGCGCATTTTGGGATTTGAGTGCGCAAGCGTATGTGACTCAATCCACCTCCTCAATCCTCGAACGCTTAACAATAGACTTCTCTGTCTATGTGCGGTACTGGCAGATATCAGATCAAAAACCATCGTTTatcattttatgtataatgataaattattaatgaaacacGTAGAAATATGTCTGCCTCACACGGTATTTGTTGTCCCACCAACTACTGCTACTATTCCAATAAATGCGTCttccttttataaaaataggtaaATTCATATAATCGTGCTAGGATTCGTCATTATCTGATTATAGAGATGTGAGAAAAATGTACGGCCAGCCAGCTGTTTCAATGCATTTTAATTGTGAACAAAACGTATGAGTCCTACTATGAATGATCAAAGTGAAAAAGTGAGAAAAAAGATTTATAGTTCTAATCTTTTTATTAcgtagaaacattgctaagaataagttttttttattttaattttagaactctgATAACTTAATGTAGTAAATAgaattcatttgtcatttgcttttatgaattggcgccaaatctaaaaatcttgttacacgtgaaaatgaacctaaagCGAGAAAATTTCCGCCAATGATTTATTGTGACTTTCGATGTGGGCTAAcccaacaacaaagctatgatagttTGCGattaacatttcttaatgaagccccatctcgtaccacaatttttaattagtttaatgagtttaagcgtggacgtagcaatctcaatgacgTCCTATAACAgtgactactgaagataacatcactGCTGTGaggacgcatgatagaggaagataagagagtgacctctcagcagatacgggaagcctaggcattggtatgagtcaagtttaaaaaatattacacgaacattgcatcaggaagctttgtaccagatggatttcctatattttaaccgacgaccagaaacaacTTCGCATGGACTCGTGTCGCAAAATGTTACATAAGTTCAatggcggtgactcaaattcTGTATTCGACATCGTCACAGTGTgtgtgtttcctttcgaggattggccaactaaggtaaaaaaggaagaagtcaaggaaaaaagatgattacCTCATTCTTcggtcggaaaggtcatttcgcgacagttgtgctagaagatggaaggactgTTACTGCAGAcaggtatgtcaatcgctgtttgccagATGTCTAGGAAAAGattcgacagcagcgccctcgaagcaggatcctcccTCACCACGACACTACTTTAGCGCAATTCGAGGTATTTACTTTACGAGCCGtgaagagacccctaaggaagaatgggcccactacTTTTCTCAGtagttccatcgaatgcgacgatgtgtggAGAGGACGGAGATTGcgtcgaaaaacaataaaagtattgacaactttctacattaagccggtttttaattttctaaacattttcagtgttacctaggtaatAAGCTAATgctttttttgtatttgcCTGCAATTTTCcagtataatacaaaaattacatatttttaaccaTAATTTTACAGTTATGTGTGTCCCGTAACCTTGTAATAGGGCACTAGGatatctaatattttaattttattgttttatagaaaattaataacaattgattagtaaaaaaatcgttAGACCAAAGGTTTGTGGTAAAgcgaataaataaaactctttctgtaacaaaatagtttatttgccCCCAAATTATACCCAAGATAAccctaaaaaataaataaaagttaagcTATACAACTCGATTAACTATATTCTATGTAATGATGATTTGGTAGGTACTGTAGGTcctattttagaaaagatttaaatttacagcTAAACACACTATCagatctataattattttaactattctCTTAAATAAGTCCGTATAACCGGTCTGTGTCTATTAAACTCGAAGAGAGCGTTCTTTTTCTATCATATTTGTGACACTATTGCTTTCTGCCTTCGTGCTTGACGAGTCGTTTGTGAACTCAGCATTAATAATGGTAGCACAGTCTTTGTTTTCCAGTATAGTATGATGATTGCCTTCCAATAAGTGTACGGTGACAATACCTTCCGTAAGTTTGTCTAAACCATAGTTCTCTTCAATTGCAAGCAAGGGTGGATTCTTTTTGGGACGAATAAGGGTGATAGGTgttttaagtttcttaaaacttacattttttaagttgataattattttcattctaTTAAAGCAGGCAACTGAGATGTCGGCAATGAACCTATCGGAGTAATTGGGTTGTACAGGGCATATCTTTATGGCGTACTGGATTCTATCCTCATAAGTCGTGACTTCATTAAGTCTTTCCATGAGATCTGGGATGTTGTTGTTGGGAGCTATCAAGTCAATGACATGACAAATAAGACTGTTCTGAAGCTTAAAGTCATTTTGAATGTCTACTAACATAGTGAGGAAGCCGTATAAGAAATCGGGAGAACCGTCGACGATGAATAACGAACCTTGGTaacctgaaaaaaaatttgtaatattaattatttttggtcATGCTGCATCTGACCAGTCCATCCTAAAGATACTGAGACATTCCAAAGCAGTACCTTCATTTTCGAGTCTGGCCGTGAGCTTCAAAGCAAGAGACGAACCAAAACTGTATCCAAGGAGTCTGAATTGTGCTCCTGGGTTGAGTCGAAGTTTCATCGTCTgcaaaaatgaaaaaagatatagacaaataatgaGGTATATActgtagaatatatttttaaggtgCTAGTTGAAGTTAATAATCATAACATATTATTGCATACATTTTCAATACATAAAGAGTTTTAAtgcttttgttataattatctGTGCCTATGTCACATATCTATAACTAACTGGGGTTACATTAACacttaattctataaaaacaaaattaagttgcgtgttttaaattaatttatgcatTGCAAAACACGCctgcaaatatattttttacttttataatatatgaatgacattaaagattattatcaCACAATCAACTTACCTCGTAAAGTTTATCAACCATAGTGTCGATGTCGTCGTTTCTATTCTCTATGCCGTATTGTAGGACGCAACACTTGACTTTGAGCCTCTTACAAAGCGGTTTCATTGTGGAGGCCGTTCCTTCAAGACCCGGCAACAGGAACATCACTTTCTCGTCCTTGTTAACGATTACATCAGACTGTTGTagatgataaataatattaatgaaacgGAATATACAGATTTAGTTAGCTCATTGTTTACTTTGAGATGAGTCGGATAAACCTTTAAGTTTAAGTTAAGAATTAAGTTTGAGTCTGATACATTGCTCAAGTATTTCTTATTATAGATTAGTTGTACCTCAGTGCCGTCGCTTACTAATGTTGGCATGAACATGAAGGGCGCTGTAATGTCCTTTTCGTTACCAAAGTTTCTCATCAGAACTTTCAAACCAACTGTAGCATCGGAGATAACCGGTTGAACAGCAACCGTCTGAATTGTCGTAGCTGCTTCTCTTTGTGCTGTTAAATCCACTAATCTGTAGGAATTTAAAGGAATGTAAAGCCATTTTGTCGCTTAACTCTGTAATTCTCAATACTACCagaaaatgtttattgaaCAAAACAACGATTTAGTAGAAAAtgagaataattatttttttgagtAGTAAAAATGTTGTTGGTGAGACTTACTTGGCAAATGTCAAAGTTCTAATGTCTTGCGCTGTCAGAAAGACCTCGAATTCTCTTTCTAGTGTCTGTTTGATTTCCACTGCCGTCATACTGTCCATTCCAAGCTCGGCAAGTGATACTTGTTGCGAAACCATCTTAAGATTCTTAATACCTGTTaggatacaaataaaaacttgaaGAAAGGATTGAGCCAAGTAACTACTTTAGTACTAAGAATAAGCAAACAATTAGAATTCAAACTACAATATCTACCAGAACTACACTCAGTTTTTAGGTATTCATAGCTCAGGTATCGAAAACAATGACaatcaaaaaacaaacaaatagtTTGTTAAAAAGTTAGGATACCCATAATTTGAGCGACAGCGTCCACAATATTTCCACATCCCGATCCTCTAGTCCTCTTTTCAGCAACTACAATAGATGATACGATTGCAGCGTCCTGTTTCAGGAACTTGTCTAAAGCGAGGAAACAAGAAGAGATCCTTTGCTGGAGGGTTCCGCCGATCTCCAATTGAATGTCGTTGTCTTGCATATCTGCTACTAAACCCACCTGAggattgataataaaatatgtgaatttaattatgttttttcaaACACTGTAGTTTGGTAATTTAGTGTATATGAATGTTTTAATCAAACTCACATCTCCGACAGCTCCCCATTGGACGGCTAGCGCCGGAAGGCCCTCTTTCTTCCTTAGTTCGCAAATCCTCTCCATTACCGAATTAGAGAATCCATAGTTAGTTTGACCAGCATTACCACGGCCGCAGGACACCGATGAGAAAATCACAAAGTCcctattacaaattttacgtAAGTAATGTGTGATTAGTTAATTCAAGTCGTTTGATAGATAAGACTTGCAAATATACTAACCATTGTGTTATTGCTATaagtttattgtattgtactaGTAGCGATATAACAAAAAGGTATAAACAGACAACCtgctataattaaaaaaattacctagaCCTTATGAtagtcaaattattaaaacattttttgcaACAAAAAGTCTAAGGAAACCTTAGAAAACGGCAACCTTAGATAAAGGCAAACTTACTTTAATTTCGGACATAGTATTCTTGAGTATTTATCCAAGTAGATTGTGGCTTGAGCTTTGGGTCCGTACGAGGTCTTAAAAGTCTCCGGGGTTTGGTTTAGGAATATggaatcttttaaaattacggCCAAGTTAAATATTGCTTCTACAGGGCCCATCTCTGCTGCCATCTTAAGCATATTCTCGCAACCCTCTTCAGTTGTAATGTCATGGGTCGAAATTTTCACATCAGCTCCATAACTAGCCCATGTCCTGAAAAACACagatcaataaaatttatctaaaCAGTTTTCGGTACGAAATACTTGTCTTGCGATTGTATCATTGATGTCATTTCATTTTATCGCACCAAGTAAGAGCTTGCAATTCATAATTTCAGGTCAATTATATATCACagtgatataaatttaaagaataatataagtaaaagaCGGCCTTATAAAATAGCAAgaataaaatacatgtaagGCTTCTTAACGTCGAAGAAATTTATCAAATTGCCTTAGTATTTGATTCCTAACAATCAAAGGAAGCATATTTGTAAAGCTTTATATGTTATAGACCCACATCATCACCTACCaaagacaatttatttacCTCATTCTGGTGGACTGGTATCCATTAGAGATACCCCTTCTAGAAGTAAGAAGGACTTTTCTCGCTCCTCTGAGGATAAGCCAGTCTGCTAACTCTAGACCGAAACCACCTAGACCTCCCACCACAACGTAACACATGTCGTGCTGACACATGTatctattcaaaaaaaaaatacatggaGAGGTTCAACAATtctgtattaatataattagttgAATAATATTCAATGTGTTTTAATGTATTGGCACCGCACTGTACCTTGGCAATACATCTATGGGCATGCTTTTGGGCTTTACTGGGCTGCTTGTGCGTTCGTCCTCCCGAATATTTACTATTACCTGCAGAATAAACGAAATATCTATGCGTTATATATTCAAAGTCGTGACAGACGAAAGATAAACGGTTAAAcacatgtgttttttttaattataggtaCCAAAGCGGGAAGCTAcccttattattttgttagatAAAATACTTGGACCATAACATacaagaatttaaatataactctATGCGATACCTATATATTGAATCGATTCAGTCACAGTCAGATTCCGTTCGTGTACAAACGtgataagtaatataaaaaataatttgagatTATTGGtataatcaattattttttacctttCCGATGTGCTTTCCGGCCGCCATGTACCTAAAGGCGGTTTCGACTTCGTTCTTCTGGAACGAACAGTACGTCAGGGGACGGACCGCACCACTTTCAATTCCCGTTACGAGGAGATCTTGTAATGTCTAGATAcagaacatttttattaataataagtacaaTTACATCATTATTCAATGTTACTACTGCAAACTGAGGTTGCATACGCGAACCAAAAACTTTTACGACCATATAGATAACCCAGTTGTGTAGTTTGTATACaattcacaattttttaattcttaaacacattattttatttttccggGATAACGTGTTCTTAAAGACTTGATGAACGAAGCAAGCATCGCAATTAAGCTTCGTATCAAAAATTACTCTAAGATAACTTACCTTAGAccgtaaaatagtttttgtaattaagtttgttgtcaatatatatttacatttttaggaGTATGAATTAATAGATCGCAAACCTTTATGAACTCCTTGCTCTGGTCAAAGATGTAGTTCAACATGATGCCGTGGAAGGAGGTTTCTTTTTGGAAGAAGTCCATACCGATGAGAGTGTTGTTACTGATGTCGTAAACGCCAATCTCTATGAAGCGACCTCGGAAGCCGAGACAACGGATTGATgcctgaaaaaaattaaaaatgtcataTGCTTAGTAAAGCATAAGCGTATCAATTGCATTCATTAAATACAGTTATATCTGAAAAACAACTACATAAAGATTCTGTGTCGAGGCAAGACCAGttgattcaaaaataatattttaaaaagttattaaacaaaaaaacactaattacaaaattttaaattattttatgttaatatcaAAACCTCAGCCGCAGTTATTGTTGAGAAATTCACGGGAAAAGTccaaaactgatataaaaCGGAccctaattatatattatttagacaaTGTGAAATCATGAATAGAGaaacattaatttacttataaatcaacactgatttaaaagtaaattaatgtcTAATATTACATTCTTATGATCATTTGGTTCGTATGGCTGGGTGCACTTGGCGGATCTGGAGGTAAGTGCTATTACCGGTGTAACAATAGTTTTGGTTACAGAATactatactactactactactatactACCAACTtgcttttaaaacattaatgagATCGAGGTAATTGTATCACGCGCAATTAAggtatagattatatatatataattatggtaTCCGTTACGTAGACAGtatgtaacatacatatttttgcaaCTTTATTCGAATCAAAATAGTAAaaaccaaataatttattgacgaTTTTAACAAATGTTTCCTTAAACACCTTTTTCACATCTAAATATTAGCTTGGTgaaaaagtcttttcgcattatagtatGTTTGAACTTGTTGTAAAATTTGTtggctatactatttgtatctggctggttttcgtattattaaaagattacATTTTGAAgaagataattccaaattcaaattaggaaaatgtgtgatttttattcatttttcgTACTGTCAAGATGAGTGAATCTTATGAAGAAATccgatacattttacaattttactacaaaaaagtGTAACGCAAGCCGCGAAAAAAATTTGCGATGTTTATGGACCTAGTGCAGTGTCTGTGAGAGTAGCAAATATTTGCTTTAAGTTTTTTCAATTCGGAAATTTTGATGTCAAAGATGCACGTCGCTCTGGTCGCCCTATTACGGATAAAATGGatgccatttttgaaaaagtggagcaagatGGGCATATCAGCAATTACGACGTAGCTGAAGAACTGGGAATTGACCATAAAACAGTATTGgcgcatttgaaaaaaactgGGTACACAAAAAAGCTCGATATTTGGCTACCTTTGGGTACATGAGCTTACTGAAAGAAACCTGAACCGTGTACTGTTGTGATTCTTTATTACGACGTAATGAAACCGAATCATTTTTGAAGAAGCTGATAACTGGTGATGTCAAATGGATCACGTACGACAAGAACATGCGAAAAAAGTAGTGGTTAGTGGTAGTCAGGCATCACAGACTGTGGCGAAACCCGGATTAACTCGCAACAAGGATatgctgtgtgtgtggtgggattggaagggcattattcattatgagcCGTTACCAACAGGAAGGACCATCGATTCTGAACTCTACTGCGAAcaactgatgagattaaaaaaagaagTTGAGAGAAAACGACCGGAATTAACATAAGGAGTGTGGTTTTTCATCGCTAGACCTCACATATCTTTAGCCACTCGGCAAAACTAAGAGAGCTTTGCTGGGAGGTGCTAATGCATCCGCCGTGTATAGTCCTGACCTTGCACCTTCTGATTTCCACCTGTTTCGGtctcttcagaattctttaggcagtgtcaggttaacatcacgagaggactgccaaaaccaattgtcgcggtattttgatcagaagccCCAAAATTTATATAGCAATGGGATCATGTCCCTACCTGCAAGATagcaaaaagttatcgaacaaaatgtattaaaaaatgttgtgaattttcttaaaaatgcgaagaaactttttccccTACTTATTATGATCTATAAAATGTAGGTTAGGAAATACCTGAAGTTTTTCATCAGACAATGAGTTAAGAACCATGTCAACTCCCGTGCCTTTGGTCTGGAGTTGCACCATGTCTTCAAATGAGCTGTCACGGGAGTTCCCGATATGGCTGTCTGTAAAATTTAGACTTTTATATTCGAAGCAGAAGTTAAATTGtttgtgtgtaaataaataacgtgtgtaatttaaaatccCTTATAGataaagtattaattattattaagtcgTAGATTAAAAACTACTACATAATGTTTTCCAGCATATGAGTAAGTGTTATATTCGGAGATAGTAGGAAAATCATTAAATCACGAATCAAGGTTGAGAATTGTACACTTAACCACTGTGCTAAAACTGCTATGAATATTTGTTGTTTGTATACAATTATCACCTCTATTTCGTttacatattgtattattcttttaacgggatatatattaataaaaaaaataaaaattaggcTACCGTCAAgataatctataaatatatttaaaaaaattaaaaatgtccgGAATGAAATTTCATTTCATCATATGTTGAATTATATCATCATATTTTCAacgaatttataataatttttacaagattaaagaagataatgttttttaatgtgacaGAGTGGCACAGTACAGACAGAACTGGCGGCATTTGTCAAAAAGGGGCACACAGATACCAAGCAATAAATGATGCTACATATAAATGTAGTTAAATGTACTAAGTATCTGAAATataaggctttattattatatctgaaACACGATACCTTTTATTTGCGGGAAAAGTTTCTTGATGAAATCTCTCTTTTCGGGCGTGCCGACGGTAGTGAACACCTCACAGCCATAGTGCAATGCCACGTTGATTGCTGCTTGACCCACACCTCCAGAACCCGCGTGAATCAGAACCTTCTCCCCCGGTTTTAATTGACCAACCATTACCTACGGGACACAGTTGttagttgaatattttatttgtggtttcttttatatataaaaataaatcacgtattaaaattattaatgtatacataattttcGATGAATAcaccttttctttttcattttaaataaccgAACAAAATTATGGAATAATTTGACTACAcctttatacaaaaatgataaaaatattccaaGTTTAGCGGCACTAATTAGACAATAAGaaccaaatttaattatagaaagtttaaaaaagatttaccATAGAATAATAAACGGTGCCGTAGGCAACGGGTACAGTACAAGCCTCCTCGAATGTCCACTCGTCTGGGATAGCCCACGTGAGACTTCTGTTTCCTTCCACCATATTCGCCATACCACTGTTACGGACCATGGCCATAACACGGGATCCACTATTAAGCATATTGGTATGGTTATagcatcatttgtttttcatattaatttatttttaattataattacaaaatgtcTATGATGAAAAGCGTGAAATAAAGGTTGCAGGTGCTtacaacattttgtaaaaaacattggtgattaaaaagagtgacgcagtgtttattgccagttcttgtcATTGGTTCTATTAGGTTACCCACATTAATAAATGGTATTTCAAGCAGGCGTCggtaattatgaaaataaaatcaagtaTAACAACAAAATGATAGTGgtacaacaaatatattaattataagataattgtaatacaattaacTGACTTAGATAATCTGCCGACAATTTCAAAACCTTGCACGCACTCCTGTGCAAGACGTCCCTGAGCTACGGCATCTACTGTGACTCGACCCATAGCCGTCATAACGTCACGGAAGTTCAGTGCTGAGGTATAAACctgtgaaatatttatatatttcaacttATTTCGTTATTGAGATAGGTCTCTAATATGTTCTAATGTAAATGTGTTAATGCGTAAAAAATCTTAAGTgctattttattcataacatttaaagttttattttatgaagatGTAAATGATATACGTTTGCTTGATggattgtatttaatttaagaagacatactaataatttaataccaaTATACAACTGAAGTCAATAGAGAGACAAAGAAGTAATACATACATGAATAAGAATGCTGTCTGGGTTTGTAAAAGTTTGGTTTTCCCTTATAGGTCCTTCGAGCCATTTTAGAGAAGACAGATCTCCGATTGTAACTGTGTTGACGCAGCCGTGGTTTGCACGAATGTTTTCAAGATCTCCAAGTAATAAATGACGGTAGGTGCCCCAATGTCCCTAAAACATTAAAGTTAACACAATTTATTCAACataaattgtgttcaatttgcGAACTACATACAACTAGGGCAATACTACAAaggcaaaaataaataaatatatatatatatatatataaatataagcaaGTAAGTCACGCTGGGaaggtttatataaatataatatacattaatatacttaccttcccaaattttaattaaagcgtAAAAACTTACATCTTGATAAACATTCAGAGCCAAGTCTTTATCTAACTGCTCTTCATAGAATTCCAAATCAGGATTAAACGGTGGAGCAGAAGGATCAGCAATTAGCAGACCATATACAACCTCACCACCCGGCTCCCTTCTTAAACAATTCACAAGCCCCAAAAGTCCATTGACTGGCTCATCTTGGTTATAAATGACAATTTTCTGGCCCATGTTCAATTCCTCTTTAACTTGTTCAATCCACCCGTATGATTGATCGGATGTTTTAACATGAATGAATTTTGCAGGTTTGGCACCAACACGTTTTCTAAATAGGACCAAGTATTCAACGCCAGTATCTTGAATAGTAACGATATCGTATTTATCGGCGTGGTCTTTAGGGTTTGGACGTTCCTTTTCACGACTCAATATGAAACATTTGTCTCGAAGTGTAGATACAGCTTGTTCTAGAATCTAGacacataaataatgtattgacttattaaatctttaaaagaaatataatttagagaCATCAATGACTTACCTCCGGCCTATTCAAGAGATTAGCACCAATAAACAGAATAGTGTTAGTTTCTCCCGATAGCTTTTTGTTTTCAACGGTTATATGTGACGGCATTTCAATAGTTTCTTCAGATATAAGTAAGAATTCCGGTTGTACAAGAGGCAAATCTTCAAGGATTATACTGACTTTTTCCAGTATAGGTTCGTatgcatttattttgtactccTCATCAACCAATTCAatacttttaactttataagtTTGGATGTTTTCTAAAATGAGTTGGATATCTGCTCTAACAATATCTTCAAGCTGTGAATTGAAAAGTATAAATACAatgatttatatgtttt includes these proteins:
- the LOC123712770 gene encoding fatty acid synthase-like, whose amino-acid sequence is MASIPPSEDRLTSGHRLSHPPPGDEILISGISGYFPDSDSVLHLQENLFNKIDLISNDARRWRLRHHEIPQRTGKINNLNKFDASFFGVHFKQAHTMDPMCRILLEKAYEAIIDAGVNPNELRNSRTGVFIGACFSESEKTWFYDKMQVNGFGVTGCSRSMLANRISYWLGVTGPSYTVDSACSSSLYAMEHAFRAIRDGHCDAAIVGGSNLCLHPYVSLQFSRLGVLSADGSCKTFDDSANGYARSEAIVVCLLQKAKDSRRVYAQVLHAKTNCDGYKEQGITYPAGNIQKQLFYEFYEECSIIPNTLEYVEAHGTGTKVGDPEELFAIDEVFCTGRSEPLKIGSIKSNIGHSEPASGLCSVAKLCIAYTTGYIPPNLHFKTIRKGIKALEEGRLQVITEKTPWNKGMAGINAFGFGGANAHILLKNVSPTKVNNGIPSDDLPRLVCISGRTESAVARIFDDLESRTLDAELVRLYHSIHEEEIKGHIVRGYSLLGSTPTKAVSLARNIQYFSGVRRPVWFVYSGMGSQWAGMATELMRIPVFAAAIQKCHKVLEPKGINLTKIITETNPKIYDNIVNSFIGIAAVQIGLTDILKAVGIEPDYIIGHSVGELGCAYADGCLTAEQTILSAYSRGLAFIETPTNKGAMATVGLGYNQIKSLCPPEIEVACHNSPDFCTISGPAEIIKTVITKLAQKGVFVKEVPCSNVAYHSKYVAEAGVHILKYLKEVIPNPKARSEKWVSTSVPQSSCKDAKTLLSSAEYHTNNIISPVLFEETSRHIHQNAVTIEIAPHGIVQTILRQSFPKDVINVSLAQENEDNIPVILNALGQLFQAGLNPKLANIYPHIQFPVSLGTPMISHLVEWEHSEDWFATTFRVTEKMKCGERAVTVALDDENCVYMKGHVVDGRNLYPTTGYLVMVWETLAIMIGELNTEISVVFENVRFQRATPIPKEGSLEFIVMIQKGSGNFEIVESGASIVSGRIYAKKNVAQDYLVLKPAPEITGPNVKHLLTKDFYKELRLRGYQYSGLFRGVIGCNNEGTRGRVAWVNNWVTFMDCMLQLKIIGNDTRGLFVPTRIEKLSIDTTMHYDAVAKMNQISDRQSFEIRVYPDVDVVRGGGVEIRGLHASPISKKNPLGIPVLEKNEFVPNCVKTKMMLEDIVRADIQLILENIQTYKVKSIELVDEEYKINAYEPILEKVSIILEDLPLVQPEFLLISEETIEMPSHITVENKKLSGETNTILFIGANLLNRPEILEQAVSTLRDKCFILSREKERPNPKDHADKYDIVTIQDTGVEYLVLFRKRVGAKPAKFIHVKTSDQSYGWIEQVKEELNMGQKIVIYNQDEPVNGLLGLVNCLRREPGGEVVYGLLIADPSAPPFNPDLEFYEEQLDKDLALNVYQDGHWGTYRHLLLGDLENIRANHGCVNTVTIGDLSSLKWLEGPIRENQTFTNPDSILIHVYTSALNFRDVMTAMGRVTVDAVAQGRLAQECVQGFEIVGRLSNGSRVMAMVRNSGMANMVEGNRSLTWAIPDEWTFEEACTVPVAYGTVYYSMVMVGQLKPGEKVLIHAGSGGVGQAAINVALHYGCEVFTTVGTPEKRDFIKKLFPQIKDSHIGNSRDSSFEDMVQLQTKGTGVDMVLNSLSDEKLQASIRCLGFRGRFIEIGVYDISNNTLIGMDFFQKETSFHGIMLNYIFDQSKEFIKTLQDLLVTGIESGAVRPLTYCSFQKNEVETAFRYMAAGKHIGKVIVNIREDERTSSPVKPKSMPIDVLPRYMCQHDMCYVVVGGLGGFGLELADWLILRGARKVLLTSRRGISNGYQSTRMRTWASYGADVKISTHDITTEEGCENMLKMAAEMGPVEAIFNLAVILKDSIFLNQTPETFKTSYGPKAQATIYLDKYSRILCPKLKDFVIFSSVSCGRGNAGQTNYGFSNSVMERICELRKKEGLPALAVQWGAVGDVGLVADMQDNDIQLEIGGTLQQRISSCFLALDKFLKQDAAIVSSIVVAEKRTRGSGCGNIVDAVAQIMGIKNLKMVSQQVSLAELGMDSMTAVEIKQTLEREFEVFLTAQDIRTLTFAKLVDLTAQREAATTIQTVAVQPVISDATVGLKVLMRNFGNEKDITAPFMFMPTLVSDGTESDVIVNKDEKVMFLLPGLEGTASTMKPLCKRLKVKCCVLQYGIENRNDDIDTMVDKLYETMKLRLNPGAQFRLLGYSFGSSLALKLTARLENEGYQGSLFIVDGSPDFLYGFLTMLVDIQNDFKLQNSLICHVIDLIAPNNNIPDLMERLNEVTTYEDRIQYAIKICPVQPNYSDRFIADISVACFNRMKIIINLKNVSFKKLKTPITLIRPKKNPPLLAIEENYGLDKLTEGIVTVHLLEGNHHTILENKDCATIINAEFTNDSSSTKAESNSVTNMIEKERSLRV